Part of the Paenibacillus sp. YPG26 genome, CCGAGCGGTATGCGGATGGCAAGTCCTACTTGACCGGGTATGCCTATGGCAAAGGCTACTTATCCTACCCGGGACTTGGCTGGACCATCCTGATTCGCCAGCCGATAGACGTTGCTTTTGCCTCGGCGGATCACCTACGCACCACTATTATAGTTACCGGAATAATAGCCGCTGCTGTATTCGCCATCCTTGGATGGTTCATTGCCGGATGGATTGCAAGACCCCTGAACGTAATTGCCAAGGCCGCGGATCGGCTGCGCAAAGGTGAAGCCGCCGAAATTCCCCACTACAGGCGGATCCATGATCTTGAAGTATTATCTTCTTCCTTAAGGAATCTGGTAGCCGATCTTACCAAGACTGAGAACAAGCTTGGGGAAATGTCTGTTCTTGCCATGCATGATAAGCTGACAGGACTGCCGAACCGGACAGCGCTCAGCGATTACCTGTCCAAGGCGCTTCGTGAAATTACCGGCAGATCTTCCACATTAACCATCCTGTATCTGGATCTGGATGGCTTCAAAGCCATTAATGATACACTGGGACACCAAGCCGGCGATGTTCTGCTTCAGAAGGTTGCCCAGCGGCTGAAGGACATTGTCCGGGAAGATGAGCTGGTCTGCCGGATGGGCGGGGATGAATTTGTCATTGTCTTATGCACTTCTCTACAGAAACCGATGGTGGAAGCCAAAGCCGTCACTGACCGGATCATCAAATCGATTAATGAGCCCTTTGTCATTGAGGGTCAGTCGGTAAATATTGGCTGCAGCATAGGAGCTGCCCTGTACCCGCTGGACAGCCCTGATCCCGTGGAGGTTCTTAATCAGGCCGATGAGGCCCTCTATCTCTCCAAAGGGGCAGGTAAGAACTGCGCAACCTTTATCTCCAGCAGCATAAATAAAATTTCCTGAGCAAAATAACACCCCGAACACCGAAGAACACCCTGCCGAATTCGGCAGGGTGTTCTTGCTGTATATCATCCCATGCGGATGACATACGAATTTGTTACTTTGGATAGGGCTGTTGGGAGACAGCCTGTCCTATATATAAGGCGAAGAAGAGGGATGCCCTAACTATACCTCCCTTAACTTAAATGAACCTTATATGAAACTGAAGAACAGATTAAAATTGTAAAGTCACACTTCTATTTAACGACCCCTGCAAAGGCCAGGCGGAAATCGGTCCCCGTACAGGATTCCGTCCCGCCGTGAATGACTTCAATCTCTATCTCGTGAGCACCTTCCGCGAGATCATCGGCGATCACCATTAGCCGGAACCATCCTTCCTGGCCAACCCAAGATGGACGGTCACGGGAAGAAATCCCCCACTCCCCTCCGTCCAGGCGATATCTGAACTCCGAGGAGGCTGTACCAAAGTCAAAGCCAAGTGCCAAGCCGCGCCCTTCAAAAGTGAATGACAGCTTGGCACCAACCGCCGCCGTCTCCAGCACCCGGTCAATCCACTCCAAATTCACCCATCTGCGGATGACCCAAGGTCCCTGCTGCTTCATCTTCTCGAACGGAACATGCTCGACCCGCTCCCAATTGTTCGGATACAGCGGATCGGGGAGGCTCCATCCACGAGATTCATAGTCTTTGTAGTCTGATCCGTGGTCTAATTCATAGACTTGTTCGTGATCTGAGTCTGGTTGTGACTCGCGTTCTATGCCAACTCCTGCACCAGCTACCGTTCTCGTCTCTGATGCAAGTTCCGTCCCGAATCCAGCTCTTCCTTCGCTCTTATTGCCTGTCAGCTCCCTCTCGAGGAACTTAATCACACTGTGGGCATAGCTTAAGCTGCCGCGTTCAGTAGGGTGCAGACCATCCGGGAGCCATTCCTGCCATCTCATCCGGCCCTTCTGTACTTCATCCAGCGCATATCTCCCCATCCAGACGGAGCCCAGTCCGTAATGCTCACCGAGCTCCTCAAGCTGGGCGATGGAGTCAGGAACCTCCCCATTCATCATGGCTTCATACATATCCTGTATGTAGGTATAGGTGAGTACGATATCCCGCCCTTCGCCGGCCAGCAGCTGCCTGATCAATCCCTCACGCGTCCGCCCCCGCTTCTCCTGCGGTTCATCATAATCGTTCACCGCATATTCCACGAATACGAGGTCTGCTTCCCGGTCAATCAAGTCCCGCTGGGCGCGGAATACAGCCAGATCACTGCCCGTAGCCCCAATAGCCGCGTTCTCTACCTTCAATGTAACCTGCGGAAATACTTCCGCGAACCAGGCAATAACGGGCTCCGGCCAATTGTGCCGGGGCCGCGCATCTGTAATCGACCCGCCGATAAATCCAAGCGTGAGCGTTCCTTCACTGATTCGCTGCAAGGTCCGCTCAAGCCCTCTGCGGTGATTCCAAATCTGTGTCATGCAAGAATCCCCTCTCTGCTATAGTTCAGACATTACCTGGAATAACCGGTCGGATAGATAAGGAAAATACTCATGTCCATACTCATGATACAGCAGTACATCCTTCTCTGCCTGAATCTTGTTATATGCCGCGAATTGGGTTGAAGGCGGACAGATCGGATCGCTAAGCCCGGTAATCCACAGCACTTTAGCTTTAATCCTCTCAGCCAGATTCTGAATGTCGATATAGCCCAGCTTGTTGAACACTTCGTCCTCCCGCTTATGGTTCGGATCGAACATGCGGAAATAGTAGACCAGCTCTTCATAAGCGCTGCTTGTAATATTCGTCTCCCAGGCTCTCTTGTAATCGGATAAGAAAGGATGAACCGGAACAAGCATTTTCACCCGCGGCTCAAGCGCGGCGCAAGCGACGGCCAGGGCTCCGCCTTGAGATTGTCCGTACACGCCAACCCGATCAGGATCCACCTGATCCATGCTCATCAGAATGCGGACCGTCTGCACAGTATCCAGGAACACATTCCGGTAGTAGAGCTTATCCGGATTGGGATCATCCAGTCCACGAATAATATGACCCCGGATCGTGGTCCCTTTCACGTTCAGATTATCCTCGGATAGGCCGCCCTGCCCCCGGCAGTCAAGCGCCAGCACAGTAAATCCATGAGCAGCATAAGATGCCTTCTCCAGCCAGTCTCCACTGTCACTGGAATACCCGTGAAATATAGCAAATGCTGGCCCCTTCCGGTCCGTCTTCTGTCTTGGTCTGGCCATCTTGCAGTGAACTCTCGCCCCGCCTACACCAGTGAAATACAGATGAAAACATTCCGCAAGTTCTGTCTGGAACTCAGCAGGTACAAGCTCGTACGCTGTACCCTGATCTTCCAGCTCCTTAAGACCCCGCTCCCAATATTGATCAAAGTCAACCGGTCTTGGACTTCTACCCATATAAGTCTGCAAATCTTCAATAGACATTTCAAACGCCATCTCGCTGCCTCCCTCTATGCTTAACAGCCCGTCCTAGGACGGGCTGTCTTGATGGTACCTCGTTAAGAATAACCCCAGCTGATCTGGCATTACTTCGTATAGAATTCTTTGATGATCTTCTCGGCAGACTTGCCATAGACGCCATAATCATCGTTGTTCACGGCGTCCTGCTCTTCGTGCAGAAGGTGACTCCAATCCCAAAGCCCGAACCCTCGCACCCACGGTCTATGGCTCGTTGTACTGAACATATCCGTATAGTAGTCGGCCTGCTCCTTAAGGTTCACATCTCCTTGAAGATTCCAGTCGTTGGGAACCTGGGCAGACCCCGTACGGCTTGGGCATCCGGCTTCCGCAAAAAAGAAGGGTTTGTTGAATGGCGCAATAATCTTCTCGATCCGGTCAAGCTGACTATCCCAATCTCCCAGTGGATAATAACCGCTGGAAGATATGATATCCACAGCATCCCACCAGCTCACATTACCTTCCTGATACTTATCTGTATTATAAGTGACAGGTCCGTGATAATGCTCGCGAATCTTCGCAATGCACTGACGCCATTCATCCGCACGCCGCTCCGTCTGGACCATTTCACAGCCGGCGATGTACATTTCACAGCCGGTTGCTTCCGCAATAGCAGCATAATGCTCCTGGTATTCTATGTAGCCCGCGAACCAATCACGCCATTTCGGCTCACAAGGAACATCCAGATCGAAGAAATTGATATGCGCTCTCCATGTACCGTCTTTAACATTCACGGTTGGCTTAAGAATAGTCTTGAATCCCAAGGATCTCGCATAGTGAATCATATCCACCAATTCTTCGTCGTCTACAATATGCTGCCCTTTATAATCAATGCTCGTGGAGTGCGCTGTATCCTGAAGCGCAGCGAGTGCAAAAATAACATGGGTTGTGCCCGTTCTTTCTTGAAGAAGTCTAAGAGACTCCTTCGCCTCAGGCTTCAGAAAATCGCCTTTACGTGCCATCCAGCCGTAAGTAAACCCTTTGATGTAATCCATTTCGGGACAGCACTCCTTCATTACATGATTCCGATTTCGTGATCGTCGCCAACCATTTCGTTCGTTTCTTTTACATAGTTGATAATCTCATCCACAGTGGTATAAGCAACGCCAACATAAGTGTCCGCTGCTCCATAGTAGATTGCGATTCTGCCAGTAGCGGCATCATGAAGAGTCGCGCAAGGGAAGACTACGTTATCTACGAAGCCTCTCTCTTCATACCATTCTTCCGGAGTAAGCACGTAAGTACTGGAACGGTACTTCACTTTGGATGGCTCATCCTTATCAAGGATTACAGCGCCCATGCTGTACACAAGTCCGTTACAAGTTCCGGTTACGCCGTGGTAGAACATCAACCAGCCTTCGGAAGTCTCGATAGGTGCTGGACCGCCGCCGATCTTCACGGATTGCCACCAGCCATCTCCACCTTTGGACATGACATGACGGTGCTTGCCCCAGTATACAAAGTCAGGGCTTTCGCTGAGGAACACATCACCGAATGGAGTATGTCCGCTGTCACTTGGACGGGACAGCATAACGAAGTTACCGTTGATTTTACGCGGGAATAGAACGCCGTTACGGTTAAATGGAAGGAACGGGTTCTCCAGACGTACAAAAGTCTTGAAGTCATCGGTCTTCGCTACACCAATAGCCGCACCATAGAAATCAGTACACCAGATAATGTAGTAGGAATCCTCTACCTTAACAAGGCGCGGATCATAAGCATAGCGCGGCTGGTACGGTTCTCCCTGCTCGTTCACGAATTCAATGCGTTTCTCGTCAATGGTCCAGTTAAGTCCGTCTTCACTTGTTCCCATATGAAGATGCGGGCGTCCATTAATCGTCTCTGCTCTAAATACCCCAATAAAGCCGTCTCCATAAGCTACTACCGCACTATTGAAGATACGGGCAATTCCTTTAGCCGGGTTTCTCTTCACAACCGGGTTATCGGAATGGCGCCATACAGGACCCACGTTACCTTCCGGTTTATCCTGCCAAGGCATTTTATTAAGCTTCTCACCAATGATTTGATATTCTCCCATTTTTTGTCTCTCCTTTGATATGTCTATAAGTTAGATAAGTGCGCCGATTACTTAACAGAACCTTGTGAAAAACCGTTGTAAATATATTTTTGTAGAGAAATGAACGCAATTGTTATTGGAATAATCGAAATAATGATGGCCGCACAGATGACTTCCCACTGCGATCCGTAAGGTCCTTTGAACTTAAACAGCGCTGTGGAGATAACCTGCAACTCCTGACTAGGCATATACAGGAACGGCGTATAAAAGTCATTGTAGATGTTAACACCTTTAACAATAATGACAGTAACAATCGCTGGCGCCAGAAGTGGCAGGATGATTCTGAAGAAGATCGTGAAATACGATGCACCATCCAGCATAGCTGATTCATCCAGTGACTCGGAGATAGAATCCAAGAATTGCAAGAAGATGTATACTGCGATGATATCCGTACCTAGATAAAGCAGAATTGGTGCAAAACGCGTATCAACCAGGTGCAGGAAGTCGATAATCTTAAAAGTAGCTACTTGTGTAGTTACGCTTGGAATCAGGGTTGCAAGCAGGAAAGCGCCCATGAGCAGCTTGCTTCCGCGGAATTTGAAGCGACTTAAGATGAACGCGATCATGGAACCGATCAGGGTTGCGCCTACAATGGATACAATAACGATGATGACGGTATTCGCGAAGCCTAGCAGCATTTTGCCATCAACGAAGGCTTTCTTATAGTTAGCAAAATTCAGCCAATCCGTTGGGGGCTGCAGCGGGCTTGAACTCGCATACTCTTGCCCTGATTTGAGAGAAGCGAACAAAACGACCACGATAGGAATAAGGACGACGATAGCAGCTATAATCAAGGAGAGGTACTTAAATATGCTTGCAGTCGTGTATTTGAGTTTGTACATATTTAAGCCTCCTTCTTGGATAGCATGTTCTGAAGCACCGTTACAATAACCACGATGAAGAGCAGTACTACCGCCATTGCGGATGCAAGTCCAAGCTTGCTGTATTTAAATGCTACGTCGACAGTCTGGATTACGAACGTGTTACTTCCGTTGGATCCGCCTGTCATAATGTATGGAATATCGAAGGCGCTGATCGCACCACTAATGCCGAGAATTAGGTTAAGCTGAACGATACGCTTGATGCTTGGAATAATAATGTGGCGGAATTGATGCCATTTATTTGCTCCGTCGATATCGGACGCTTCATAGACATCTTTACCTACTGAAGAGATTGCCCCAAGGAAGATAATGAAGTTGAAGCCCATGTATCTCCAGACCGAAGCTCCAGCAAGTGAGATGTTGATAATATTCGGATTCAGCAGCCATCCTTGTGAGAGACTACTTAGACCAAGGAAATTCAGAATCGTATCCAGTGTTCCATCCGGTTTGAAGAAGAAGAGAAAGATAAATCCAATGGCAACCCCATTAAGCAGTGAAGGGAAGAATAGAACGCCTTTGAAAAAATTCTTGCCGCGCACCTTGAAGCTTAGTATGGTCGCGAAATATAATGCCAGGCCCATTTGTACAAAAGTTGCTACAAAGTAGTACAAGCTGACTTTAAATACAGTGAAATACTTCGGATCTGTGAAGATCGTTTTGTAGTTCTTGAAGCCGACCCACTTATAGTGGTCGCTATATCCATTCCAGTTCGTAAAGCTGTATTTGAACATGTTGATAACCGGCAAGTAAGCAAACGTAAATAGTAGAACAACCGGTATCAGGGAGAAGGCTATAATAATTATTTTTCTCTGATTTTTATAGCTCATATTCTTAAACACCACTCACACCTCCAATAGTCCCTGCGTCCCTATAAGGTAGAGAAGGAAAACGAACACGCAGCTCGTTTTCCTCATCTCCTCATGAGAAGCTATTTCTCTTAATTCCTCTTATTCACTAGCAACAGATGCACGTGATGCTTTCCATCTATCATTCAGATCTTTCATAATGTCATCGAAGGATTCCTTCTTGTTACCAATAGCCGCTTCGATGATACGTTTCTTGAAGTCAGGCTGCCAGAGACCAATTTCGGAGTCCTTGTCGATTTTGTCTACAAGACCTTCTTGACCTGCTTTAGCAGGAGTCTGGAACTTGAATTCAACGCCTGTACCTTCGAATTGCTTAAGAACCTCAGGAAGCTCGGCGCCAACAGCAGGGCTCATACCGCCACCCGCACCTTCAGTTGTTGGATATCCGGACTTGTTAATGAACCAGTCAACCCATGCTTTAGCCGCTTCCTTGTTGCTGCTCTTAGAGCTGACACCAACGGTATAGTCATCCGAAAGTGGAACGATAACTTTCTCCGCATTGGTTGGGAAAGGCATAAATCCGATATCATCAGGAGTCTTGCTGAGTGCTTTTACTTGTCCTACAGCCCAAGATCCAAGAACCATGGTACCGATTTTGCCGTTAGCCAAATCAGCCTTGGAGGATTCCCAATCTGTTGTTGTCGGGTCTTTCTCGATCAAGCCTTTTTGAGCCGCATCGAACATTACTTTGTATAGCTCATAGTGTGGTTGACCTTTAACAAAGTTGTCGTCGGTGTTCGGCTGAGTCACGTTAACATAGTCAACATTACCAGCAACCGTTGTCAGAGCTGCTTCCCATTGAGTCAAAGTCCAGCCAGCCGCATAGTTAGTGTAAAGTGGAACTGCAGCGCCTTTGTCTTTGATCTTCTGTAGAGCTGCCAGGAATTGATCAGGAGTTTTCGGAACTTCTGTCACTCCTGCATCAGCGAATACTTTCTTGTTGTAGACAAGACCGGAATAGTTGATCGCTGTTGGAATCCCGTATACTTTCCCGTCCACTGTTCTTTCTTCAAGACCGGTATACTGCTTACTCAGATCCTCGAAGTTACCAAGCGGTTCGAAGAATTGTGGCAGGTCAGCTAGTGGAACACTGGTTGGCAGCAGAAGCACATCACCGTAATCGGAAGAGTTCATACGAACTTTGATTTGACCTTCGTAGTCAGAGAGTGCCTGGAATTTAACATTGATATTCGGGTACTCTTGTTTGAATTTCGTAGCGTAATCCTTGAATACAGTATCCACGATATCTGTTTTTTGCGTGATTACTGTAATGTCCCCTTTAATGTCTTTGCCTGTTGCAGTAGTTCCGGTTGTACCGGCGTTTGAGTTGCTAGGTTCCTCAGTCTTGGCGGACGAACAACCTACCATTGCGAAAACCAGGAGAGCCGACATAAGTCCCAATAACATTTTACGTCTTTTCACTTTATGAAACCCCTTTCCTTAACCTTGATAAAGTTATCGTTTAAGTTACGACTTGATCTTACAATGATACCGCTTTCTCGTCAATCCATTTTTTTAGGTTTTTTGTTAGGTCCTTTAAAAAAATGAAAAAACCCTTGTAAATAAAGGGTCAATGCTCATCCACATTTATGCCGTGAAATTGTTCTCTGGTATACTCTCATGTAAAAATATACCTATATTTATGATCTCTCCTTTCATTGACAAGGGAATTAAGGTTCTTTAAAATTAAGTAATAAGTTAACGGTAAACATTATTAAGCAAATTAGCACACAACAAATTAAATTATTAACTTTATATGAAGCATTATTAGATAAACAAGGATGGATTATCCTTTATATTTAACAAGTAAGCTAGTATACTAAAGAATGGTTACTTACACGGTTCTTGAATTTGAATACAGGAGTGATTAGGTGGTGATTGAATGAAGAACAATGTTACCATGCGGGATATAGCCTCCAAGCTCGGTGTAAGCAGTGTTACGGTCTCCAAAGCCTTAGGGGATAAAGATGGGGTTAGCGAGGAACTAAAGGCTAAGATCAAGCAGGTTGCAGCCGAGATGAACTATCGGTACAATACAGCGGCTAGGTCGATGAAGGAGGGTCTCTCTTACAATATTGGTGTCATCATTCCTTCACGATTTGTAGGGCTGGCTCAATCCTTTTACCTGAGAGTGTACCAGCAGATTTCCAGTCTGCTTGACAGTTACGGTTACTATGGCATTCTGAACATATTAACGAACGAGGATGAGGAGCAGCTTATTCCCCCAAGAATATATTCCGAGAAGAAGGTTGACGGCATCATCGTCCTTGGCCAGATTAGCAAAGAGTACATTGAAGTTATTGAAAGCATGGACCTGCCCAAAATCTTCACTGATTTCTATGACGAGCACTCGGATATTGACTCTGTTATTACGGATAACTTCTATGGTTCCTACGAAATAACCAATTACTTGATCCATAATGGACACAATAATATCGCTTATGTCGGGAATCTGCATTCCACCAGCAGTATCCAAGACCGCTTTCTGGGCTACTACAAATCCCTGCTTGAGCATAATATTCCATTAAATAACAAATACATTATTAATGACCGGGATGAACGCGGAAGATATATTGACTTTGAACTCCCCGATCCGTTCCCTTCAGCCTTCGTCTGCAACTGCGACCAGGTCGCCTATTTGTTAACCGAGAAGCTGAAGTCAATGGGTTACAACATTCCATCTGACTGTTCTGTGGTAGGGTTCGATAATGATATTTTTGCCACATTAACGGTTCCGCCTTTAACTACGGTTGAAGTCGATATTGAACAGATGGCGACTACCTCAGTGAATTCGATTATGCAAAAGGTGAACAATCCGAACAAGCGGTTCGGTCGTGTGCTTGTTCAAGGCAAGATCGTGTACCGTGAATCGGTCAGCTCATTGGGCGAGAATCATGGTGAGAAAGCTCAATCTATAGTTGTATAGAGAAGCCTTGTTAGTAAAAGTAGAATCAACATAAACAACCGGCCTTGGTCCTGTATTTAATGGACCGAGGCCATTTGTTTGTGCTGGATGTCCGCTTGATGCTGAATAGTGGACAATAGGCATCATATTTTGTCGTGAGCCTCCAAAGGCTCATCAGAGCACCTACTTCCGCTCTTGGGATGGACATACTGAAGAAGGAGCTGTCTCCCGCAAGTAGAGTAACTACTTCGAAGACAGCTCCTGATGGTCAAATTCCTATCTCACCGCTACTCGAGGTCTACACGATTAATTTGCAGGTTCTGTTGGGCTAGCCGCAGCACCAACAAGGTTAACTTCGTCTACATAGACGACCGAATCTCCCGTTCCGGTAAAGTTCTCAAACTTGAGACCCATGGATTTGATCTGATTCAGATCCGTCACCTTATCAAGCGACAGCGTTATTGTGGCAAATCCGGAATCATCCACATCTACCATCCCACTGTCGAACCAAGCCCAGGCGCTGCCTGTCTTAATATACAGACGTGCCTTGGCCGTGCCGGCAGACAGCTTCACCTTGAGGGTAATAGCTTTAAGACCTGTCAAGTCAAGAGCAGTGTCATTTTTGATCTCAAATGAGGTTCCACTAAGCTTGAACGTGGATTGCAGAGCCTTGTCTCCATGTGTATACACATCGGAAGTAACAGTTGGTGCTCCTGCGCTGGCATTATTCTGATCAATAACCCACCCTTGGGTATCTGTCTCGAAATCATACAATATTCCTGGTGCATGGGCCGAGCTGTCTGACCCGCTGCCTCCATTAGAAAGCGCTGGAGCGTTCCCATCATATACAGCCTTGATGTCATCGAAATACATGGTGCTCGTACCTTTATATCCGCTAACCGAATTCGTGTAAATGGAGAACTTGCTTACCTTTTTCAATTTAGCCTTAGTTAAAGTACCCACTGTACCATGTACAGGCACAAAATCAG contains:
- a CDS encoding diguanylate cyclase, with the protein product MSFRLRTIFTIVLSSLIVVLTTVLSVVIGRESSREIEGTIGSSLAEVSYQMAEKLDYFMWSRAGEVQMLSKLDTFREAKSPSDMRRLLDELKKSFPVFTWAGFTDPQGKVLASTDGILTGADVSERPVYKNALQRTFIGDVHDAKLLAKLIPNPSNEPLQFVDISTPVYGADGKLVGVLAAHLSWEWSREVEKSILSPLKNRLEGLSIIVVSKKDNTVILGPKDMLGQPIKSDSVTTAQSGQNHWKTERYADGKSYLTGYAYGKGYLSYPGLGWTILIRQPIDVAFASADHLRTTIIVTGIIAAAVFAILGWFIAGWIARPLNVIAKAADRLRKGEAAEIPHYRRIHDLEVLSSSLRNLVADLTKTENKLGEMSVLAMHDKLTGLPNRTALSDYLSKALREITGRSSTLTILYLDLDGFKAINDTLGHQAGDVLLQKVAQRLKDIVREDELVCRMGGDEFVIVLCTSLQKPMVEAKAVTDRIIKSINEPFVIEGQSVNIGCSIGAALYPLDSPDPVEVLNQADEALYLSKGAGKNCATFISSSINKIS
- a CDS encoding SGNH/GDSL hydrolase family protein; amino-acid sequence: MTQIWNHRRGLERTLQRISEGTLTLGFIGGSITDARPRHNWPEPVIAWFAEVFPQVTLKVENAAIGATGSDLAVFRAQRDLIDREADLVFVEYAVNDYDEPQEKRGRTREGLIRQLLAGEGRDIVLTYTYIQDMYEAMMNGEVPDSIAQLEELGEHYGLGSVWMGRYALDEVQKGRMRWQEWLPDGLHPTERGSLSYAHSVIKFLERELTGNKSEGRAGFGTELASETRTVAGAGVGIERESQPDSDHEQVYELDHGSDYKDYESRGWSLPDPLYPNNWERVEHVPFEKMKQQGPWVIRRWVNLEWIDRVLETAAVGAKLSFTFEGRGLALGFDFGTASSEFRYRLDGGEWGISSRDRPSWVGQEGWFRLMVIADDLAEGAHEIEIEVIHGGTESCTGTDFRLAFAGVVK
- a CDS encoding alpha/beta fold hydrolase; translated protein: MAFEMSIEDLQTYMGRSPRPVDFDQYWERGLKELEDQGTAYELVPAEFQTELAECFHLYFTGVGGARVHCKMARPRQKTDRKGPAFAIFHGYSSDSGDWLEKASYAAHGFTVLALDCRGQGGLSEDNLNVKGTTIRGHIIRGLDDPNPDKLYYRNVFLDTVQTVRILMSMDQVDPDRVGVYGQSQGGALAVACAALEPRVKMLVPVHPFLSDYKRAWETNITSSAYEELVYYFRMFDPNHKREDEVFNKLGYIDIQNLAERIKAKVLWITGLSDPICPPSTQFAAYNKIQAEKDVLLYHEYGHEYFPYLSDRLFQVMSEL
- a CDS encoding 1,4-beta-xylanase; this encodes MDYIKGFTYGWMARKGDFLKPEAKESLRLLQERTGTTHVIFALAALQDTAHSTSIDYKGQHIVDDEELVDMIHYARSLGFKTILKPTVNVKDGTWRAHINFFDLDVPCEPKWRDWFAGYIEYQEHYAAIAEATGCEMYIAGCEMVQTERRADEWRQCIAKIREHYHGPVTYNTDKYQEGNVSWWDAVDIISSSGYYPLGDWDSQLDRIEKIIAPFNKPFFFAEAGCPSRTGSAQVPNDWNLQGDVNLKEQADYYTDMFSTTSHRPWVRGFGLWDWSHLLHEEQDAVNNDDYGVYGKSAEKIIKEFYTK
- a CDS encoding glycoside hydrolase family 130 protein; the encoded protein is MGEYQIIGEKLNKMPWQDKPEGNVGPVWRHSDNPVVKRNPAKGIARIFNSAVVAYGDGFIGVFRAETINGRPHLHMGTSEDGLNWTIDEKRIEFVNEQGEPYQPRYAYDPRLVKVEDSYYIIWCTDFYGAAIGVAKTDDFKTFVRLENPFLPFNRNGVLFPRKINGNFVMLSRPSDSGHTPFGDVFLSESPDFVYWGKHRHVMSKGGDGWWQSVKIGGGPAPIETSEGWLMFYHGVTGTCNGLVYSMGAVILDKDEPSKVKYRSSTYVLTPEEWYEERGFVDNVVFPCATLHDAATGRIAIYYGAADTYVGVAYTTVDEIINYVKETNEMVGDDHEIGIM
- a CDS encoding carbohydrate ABC transporter permease, with translation MYKLKYTTASIFKYLSLIIAAIVVLIPIVVVLFASLKSGQEYASSSPLQPPTDWLNFANYKKAFVDGKMLLGFANTVIIVIVSIVGATLIGSMIAFILSRFKFRGSKLLMGAFLLATLIPSVTTQVATFKIIDFLHLVDTRFAPILLYLGTDIIAVYIFLQFLDSISESLDESAMLDGASYFTIFFRIILPLLAPAIVTVIIVKGVNIYNDFYTPFLYMPSQELQVISTALFKFKGPYGSQWEVICAAIIISIIPITIAFISLQKYIYNGFSQGSVK
- a CDS encoding sugar ABC transporter permease translates to MFKNMSYKNQRKIIIIAFSLIPVVLLFTFAYLPVINMFKYSFTNWNGYSDHYKWVGFKNYKTIFTDPKYFTVFKVSLYYFVATFVQMGLALYFATILSFKVRGKNFFKGVLFFPSLLNGVAIGFIFLFFFKPDGTLDTILNFLGLSSLSQGWLLNPNIINISLAGASVWRYMGFNFIIFLGAISSVGKDVYEASDIDGANKWHQFRHIIIPSIKRIVQLNLILGISGAISAFDIPYIMTGGSNGSNTFVIQTVDVAFKYSKLGLASAMAVVLLFIVVIVTVLQNMLSKKEA
- a CDS encoding ABC transporter substrate-binding protein; this encodes MKRRKMLLGLMSALLVFAMVGCSSAKTEEPSNSNAGTTGTTATGKDIKGDITVITQKTDIVDTVFKDYATKFKQEYPNINVKFQALSDYEGQIKVRMNSSDYGDVLLLPTSVPLADLPQFFEPLGNFEDLSKQYTGLEERTVDGKVYGIPTAINYSGLVYNKKVFADAGVTEVPKTPDQFLAALQKIKDKGAAVPLYTNYAAGWTLTQWEAALTTVAGNVDYVNVTQPNTDDNFVKGQPHYELYKVMFDAAQKGLIEKDPTTTDWESSKADLANGKIGTMVLGSWAVGQVKALSKTPDDIGFMPFPTNAEKVIVPLSDDYTVGVSSKSSNKEAAKAWVDWFINKSGYPTTEGAGGGMSPAVGAELPEVLKQFEGTGVEFKFQTPAKAGQEGLVDKIDKDSEIGLWQPDFKKRIIEAAIGNKKESFDDIMKDLNDRWKASRASVASE
- a CDS encoding substrate-binding domain-containing protein; protein product: MKNNVTMRDIASKLGVSSVTVSKALGDKDGVSEELKAKIKQVAAEMNYRYNTAARSMKEGLSYNIGVIIPSRFVGLAQSFYLRVYQQISSLLDSYGYYGILNILTNEDEEQLIPPRIYSEKKVDGIIVLGQISKEYIEVIESMDLPKIFTDFYDEHSDIDSVITDNFYGSYEITNYLIHNGHNNIAYVGNLHSTSSIQDRFLGYYKSLLEHNIPLNNKYIINDRDERGRYIDFELPDPFPSAFVCNCDQVAYLLTEKLKSMGYNIPSDCSVVGFDNDIFATLTVPPLTTVEVDIEQMATTSVNSIMQKVNNPNKRFGRVLVQGKIVYRESVSSLGENHGEKAQSIVV